In one Bacillus sp. PK3_68 genomic region, the following are encoded:
- a CDS encoding class I SAM-dependent methyltransferase, whose translation MNSISTSLGRNYIDLWKENMKEWDGTLSNRMINDEAEDAFWNAFLEKKQQNGTVDTNAYAHIIQEELLKLLHESDHVLEIGPGWGNYTFCVSEHVKQLTCVDISQSIIDFLKHKTEKMQLNNISFIHEKWEQLNIKQTCDVVFGINCYYRIRDIDKALLKMNQAASRLVIAGMTSGPEKPHYIDLHREHGYSIKFRRRDYIDLQNILYQLGIMANCRIIEIPRVSIYESFEALIRDNVSKILTRDYNQQEVEQALSRYVVEKNGQYEYSYTIHAALLYWKPVNI comes from the coding sequence ATGAATAGTATAAGCACATCTTTAGGACGTAACTACATTGACTTATGGAAAGAAAATATGAAAGAGTGGGACGGAACGCTTTCTAACCGAATGATAAATGATGAAGCGGAAGATGCCTTTTGGAACGCTTTTTTGGAAAAAAAGCAGCAAAATGGCACAGTCGATACAAATGCTTATGCACACATCATCCAAGAAGAGCTGTTGAAGCTGCTCCATGAAAGTGATCATGTACTGGAGATTGGGCCCGGCTGGGGTAATTATACATTCTGTGTGTCTGAACATGTCAAACAGCTTACATGCGTTGATATTTCCCAAAGCATTATCGATTTTTTAAAACATAAAACCGAAAAGATGCAATTAAACAATATAAGCTTTATACATGAAAAATGGGAACAGCTCAACATTAAGCAAACGTGTGATGTAGTGTTTGGAATAAACTGTTATTATCGCATCCGCGATATCGATAAAGCTTTACTTAAAATGAATCAGGCTGCCTCTCGGCTTGTTATAGCGGGTATGACAAGCGGTCCAGAAAAGCCTCACTATATAGATTTACATAGAGAACACGGTTATTCCATAAAGTTTAGACGCAGGGATTATATTGATTTGCAAAATATTCTGTATCAGCTTGGAATTATGGCCAATTGTAGAATTATTGAGATCCCGCGCGTGAGCATATATGAATCGTTTGAAGCTCTTATACGTGATAACGTCAGCAAAATTCTAACAAGAGACTATAATCAACAAGAAGTTGAGCAAGCGCTAAGCCGATACGTAGTAGAGAAAAATGGGCAATATGAATATTCCTATACCATTCATGCGGCGCTGCTTTATTGGAAGCCGGTAAACATTTGA
- a CDS encoding nitroreductase codes for MTILTDLQQRRAIRNYDGREVEDEKIFKLLEAATWAPNDRMREPWTFYVVKGEAKSRYNQLAEDYLKERFPTKPNLIESSLKVVQNTPLHIIVTSDVIPDDEDATKDNEFAVCCAIHSMWLAAHELGLGFVWRTRGVGLVHDERLYRFIGSPEHKKVVGNLFIGYPDPESLKKVKVPIRTSFEDKTIWMGTSQ; via the coding sequence ATGACTATTTTAACAGATCTACAGCAACGAAGAGCGATCCGTAATTATGATGGGCGCGAAGTAGAGGATGAAAAAATCTTTAAGCTATTAGAAGCAGCTACATGGGCACCCAACGATAGAATGAGAGAGCCGTGGACATTTTATGTCGTAAAAGGGGAAGCCAAGAGCAGGTATAACCAACTAGCAGAAGATTACTTAAAAGAGCGATTTCCTACAAAGCCCAATCTCATTGAAAGCTCTTTAAAGGTCGTTCAGAATACGCCACTACATATTATTGTAACGAGCGATGTTATTCCTGATGATGAAGACGCCACAAAAGACAACGAGTTTGCGGTCTGTTGTGCGATCCATTCGATGTGGCTGGCGGCTCATGAGTTAGGGCTAGGTTTTGTATGGCGGACGCGAGGCGTAGGACTTGTACATGACGAACGACTTTATCGATTTATTGGATCCCCGGAGCATAAAAAGGTAGTGGGTAATTTATTTATTGGCTATCCAGATCCTGAGTCATTAAAGAAAGTAAAAGTGCCCATTCGCACATCATTCGAAGACAAAACAATTTGGATGGGGACAAGTCAATAA
- a CDS encoding metal-sensing transcriptional repressor, producing MNHSEETKTTHRSTKEKDQLITRLKRIEGQVRGIQNMIENDRYCVDILTQISAINAAMNKVGLHLLERHTQHCVADAIRDGDEEEAIQELMEVFKRFSKSL from the coding sequence ATGAACCATTCTGAAGAGACGAAAACAACTCATAGATCAACAAAAGAAAAAGATCAGCTAATTACCCGGTTAAAAAGAATAGAGGGACAAGTGCGCGGCATTCAAAATATGATTGAAAACGACCGGTATTGTGTAGATATTCTTACTCAAATTTCAGCTATTAATGCAGCGATGAATAAGGTTGGTCTGCATTTATTAGAAAGGCACACCCAGCATTGTGTAGCGGATGCTATAAGAGATGGGGATGAAGAAGAAGCGATTCAAGAATTGATGGAAGTATTTAAACGATTCTCTAAATCTTTATAG
- a CDS encoding sigma 54-interacting transcriptional regulator: MLTLETCLTIMEQIEGLVIVDDQARIMFMTKRLAEDVGINRDQVIGKHILDVIPTSKIHQAVQMREPSIADFYFLKHTTIVSSRFPYYEGDRFAGVVEYDLFDNYQLLKNFIKKIDSLPTELSFFKQEQKRLKGNKYSIENIVGDSPQMKKLRKEIVNAAHSNSTVLITGETGTGKELVAHSIHALSKSSQGHFVSLNCSAIPLELFESELFGYEEGSFTNARKGGKMGKFQLASKGTLFLDEINQMPLALQPKILRTLQEKEIDRIGGKHSIPIDTRILCATNQDLRDLIKKGKFREDLFYRLNVFHIRIPPLRERKEDIPALVQLCIENLNHFLSRNVKSASSEVLDILQQYDWPGNVRELQNTLERAMNSIDTNTHQLDAQHFESFIEENLSSRQEPLIPQSAEKPLEEVKKRAEKEAIIQVLKKCNGNRTKAAQVLKISRPLLYQKIKRLGIDLSKI, from the coding sequence ATGTTAACATTGGAAACTTGCTTAACTATTATGGAACAAATTGAAGGATTAGTTATTGTAGATGATCAAGCAAGAATCATGTTTATGACAAAGCGCTTAGCCGAAGACGTAGGAATTAACCGTGATCAAGTTATCGGAAAGCACATTCTTGATGTCATTCCTACTTCAAAAATTCACCAGGCCGTTCAAATGAGAGAACCCTCGATTGCTGATTTTTATTTCTTGAAACATACGACAATTGTAAGCAGCCGCTTCCCCTATTACGAGGGAGACAGGTTTGCTGGCGTAGTAGAATATGATCTGTTTGATAATTATCAACTATTGAAAAACTTCATTAAAAAAATTGATAGTCTCCCTACTGAACTTAGCTTTTTCAAGCAAGAACAAAAACGACTAAAAGGAAATAAGTACTCCATTGAAAATATTGTTGGCGACAGCCCTCAAATGAAGAAGCTTCGCAAGGAGATTGTGAATGCCGCCCATTCAAATTCAACTGTATTGATCACTGGCGAAACGGGAACCGGAAAAGAATTGGTTGCTCATTCGATTCACGCATTAAGCAAAAGTAGTCAGGGTCATTTTGTTAGCTTGAATTGCTCTGCTATTCCATTAGAGCTGTTTGAATCAGAGCTGTTCGGCTATGAAGAGGGATCGTTTACAAACGCTCGAAAAGGTGGGAAAATGGGGAAGTTTCAACTAGCCAGTAAGGGAACATTGTTTTTAGATGAAATTAACCAAATGCCTCTTGCACTGCAGCCGAAGATTTTGCGGACATTACAAGAAAAAGAAATTGACAGAATTGGCGGAAAACATAGCATCCCTATTGATACAAGGATTCTATGTGCTACGAATCAAGACTTAAGAGACTTAATTAAAAAGGGGAAATTTAGAGAAGATCTATTTTATCGACTTAATGTTTTCCACATTCGCATCCCGCCATTAAGAGAGAGAAAAGAAGATATTCCCGCACTTGTGCAGCTCTGTATTGAAAATCTCAATCACTTTCTCTCTCGTAATGTTAAATCGGCTTCCAGTGAAGTGCTCGATATCCTACAGCAATACGATTGGCCTGGTAATGTGAGAGAACTGCAGAATACTTTAGAAAGAGCAATGAACAGTATAGATACAAACACTCATCAGCTCGATGCTCAACATTTCGAATCGTTTATCGAAGAGAATTTATCAAGCCGCCAAGAACCTCTCATCCCTCAATCAGCAGAAAAGCCGCTTGAAGAAGTAAAGAAACGAGCTGAAAAAGAGGCGATCATCCAAGTGCTAAAAAAATGCAATGGGAATCGTACAAAAGCTGCTCAGGTATTAAAGATCTCCCGTCCCCTTCTTTATCAAAAAATCAAACGACTGGGAATCGATCTGAGTAAAATTTAA
- a CDS encoding APC family permease: protein MDHVKNTKSHAAPQLNRTLTLFPLVFMGLAYMSPMAVFSPYGIVAQGTQGRAAAAYLVALIMVLFTAYSYGKMVKAFPSSGSAYTYASKTINPSVGFLVGWAVLTDYIFLPVLNILASGIFIHATFPQIPLWAGMLLLLGTVTIVNMFGVKLNAKVNTLVVLFQFLVVAFFAGFAIQRIQTGMGAGELFSTLPFYNPEHSFSLVLAGASIVCTSFLGFDAVTTFTEETVNPRKTVPRAILLIALIGGAMFIGLSYLLHMVHPDFDSFKDPEAGGYEIVYFLGSALLTSFFTAGFIIASIGMSLTSHASGARLLYVMGRDGVLPKKIFGYIHPKLMTPLRNVLIIAVICLLGFFIDLETAFSLVNFGALLAFTFVNLSVIAHYFIKEKRRGIKNFLLYLALPLTGAGFNIWILANLSKNALSLGSIWVAAGVAYLLYLTKFFTKQPPHMNFNEAEYLDSNKDIEKLS, encoded by the coding sequence ATGGATCATGTCAAAAATACAAAGAGTCATGCTGCACCACAATTAAATCGAACGTTAACTCTTTTTCCCTTGGTGTTTATGGGATTAGCCTATATGTCCCCGATGGCCGTATTTTCTCCCTATGGTATCGTTGCTCAAGGGACACAAGGAAGAGCGGCGGCTGCCTATTTAGTAGCGCTTATCATGGTTTTATTTACTGCCTATAGTTACGGAAAAATGGTAAAAGCCTTCCCTTCGTCTGGTTCCGCTTATACGTATGCTTCTAAAACAATTAATCCGAGTGTCGGTTTTCTAGTTGGCTGGGCTGTTTTAACAGACTATATTTTCCTGCCGGTGTTAAACATATTAGCCTCGGGTATCTTTATTCATGCAACCTTTCCGCAAATTCCTTTATGGGCGGGCATGTTATTGCTGCTTGGTACGGTTACGATTGTTAACATGTTTGGAGTGAAATTAAATGCTAAAGTTAATACTTTAGTGGTTTTATTCCAATTTTTAGTCGTAGCCTTTTTTGCTGGATTTGCGATTCAAAGAATCCAAACCGGCATGGGGGCGGGAGAGCTATTTTCTACCCTTCCATTTTACAATCCTGAACACTCATTTTCCCTCGTGCTGGCGGGTGCCTCTATCGTTTGTACCTCCTTTCTTGGTTTTGATGCAGTCACAACGTTTACAGAAGAAACGGTCAACCCAAGAAAAACCGTACCGAGAGCCATTCTTCTTATCGCTTTAATAGGAGGTGCCATGTTTATCGGATTATCTTACTTACTTCATATGGTACATCCCGATTTTGATTCATTTAAAGATCCCGAAGCAGGAGGATATGAAATTGTTTATTTTCTAGGCAGTGCATTGCTCACTTCTTTTTTCACCGCAGGTTTTATTATCGCTTCTATCGGAATGTCCTTAACTTCACATGCAAGTGGTGCCCGTCTTCTGTACGTTATGGGGCGAGATGGCGTTCTTCCGAAAAAAATATTTGGTTACATTCATCCGAAGCTTATGACCCCGCTGCGAAATGTTTTAATTATCGCCGTAATATGCTTATTAGGTTTTTTCATAGATTTAGAAACAGCCTTTTCGTTAGTAAATTTCGGAGCCTTGCTTGCCTTTACATTTGTTAATTTATCTGTTATTGCTCATTACTTTATTAAAGAAAAGCGCCGCGGTATAAAAAACTTTCTATTATATTTAGCTCTTCCCTTAACCGGGGCTGGTTTTAATATATGGATTTTGGCGAATTTGAGTAAAAATGCCCTTAGCTTAGGTTCTATATGGGTGGCAGCCGGGGTCGCCTACCTTCTTTACCTAACAAAATTCTTTACAAAACAACCGCCCCACATGAACTTTAACGAGGCAGAGTATTTAGATTCAAATAAAGATATAGAGAAATTATCCTAA
- a CDS encoding heavy metal translocating P-type ATPase, translating to MTQKEATLKIEGMTCASCATRIEKGLKKIDGVEDANVNFALEKTKIKYDPDKTDTATFKKKVQSLGYNVVTDKAEFDITGMTCAACANRIEKRLNKLDGVEKAVVNFALESVLVEYNADQVSISDMREAIKKLGYTLEQKQEKTGEEADHRQKEIERQTGKFIFSAILSFPLLWAMVSHFEFTSFIWLPDMFMNPWVQFALATPVQFIIGRQFYVGAFKALRNKSANMDVLVALGTSAAYFYSLYLSIMSIGSEDHMVELYYETSAVLITLIILGKLFEAKAKGRSSEAIKKLMGLQAKNATVVRDGQEMIIPIEDVLQGDIVFVKPGEKVPVDGEIVEGQSALDESMLTGESIPIDKTIGDHVIGSTINKNGFLKIKATKVGKDTALAQIIKVVEEAQGSKAPIQRLADQISGIFVPIVVGIAVITFLMWYFAVSPGEFAEALEKFIAVLVIACPCALGLATPTSIMAGSGRAAEFGILFKGGEHLETTHRLDTIILDKTGTVTNGKPSLTDVVLAEGVNETEFLTLVGTAERNSEHPLAEAIVEGIKEKGIELGSPATFEALPGYGIQSTVNGKELLIGTRRLMAKYNIYVQQVLPKMESLEKQGKTAMLVAIDGCYAGMVAVADTIKETSKEAIARLHNMGLDVVMITGDNTQTAQAIAKQVGIKHVIAEVLPEGKATEVKKLQQAGKKVAMVGDGINDAPALATADIGMAIGTGTDVAMEAADITLIRGDLNSIADAIFMSKKTITNIKQNLFWALAYNCIGIPIAAVGFLAPWLAGAAMAFSSVSVVLNALRLQRIKLKA from the coding sequence ATGACTCAAAAAGAAGCAACCCTGAAAATAGAGGGGATGACTTGTGCATCTTGTGCTACACGAATTGAAAAAGGGTTGAAGAAGATAGATGGCGTGGAAGATGCAAATGTAAATTTTGCTCTTGAGAAAACAAAGATTAAATATGACCCCGATAAAACAGATACAGCAACATTTAAGAAGAAAGTCCAATCTTTAGGATATAACGTGGTAACGGATAAAGCAGAATTTGATATTACTGGAATGACTTGTGCGGCCTGTGCAAATAGAATTGAGAAACGGCTGAATAAATTAGATGGCGTCGAAAAAGCCGTGGTGAACTTTGCATTAGAGTCGGTTCTTGTGGAATATAACGCTGATCAAGTCTCTATTTCTGATATGAGGGAGGCCATTAAAAAACTGGGCTATACCCTTGAACAAAAGCAGGAAAAAACCGGAGAGGAAGCCGATCATCGACAAAAGGAAATCGAGCGGCAAACCGGCAAATTTATTTTCTCGGCTATTTTATCTTTTCCATTATTATGGGCAATGGTTAGTCACTTTGAATTCACCTCTTTTATTTGGCTGCCAGATATGTTTATGAACCCTTGGGTACAATTCGCCCTCGCCACACCGGTTCAATTCATTATCGGAAGACAGTTTTATGTCGGTGCCTTTAAAGCTCTAAGAAATAAAAGTGCCAACATGGATGTGTTGGTTGCTTTAGGAACATCAGCTGCTTATTTCTATAGTCTGTATTTAAGCATTATGTCAATTGGCTCAGAAGACCACATGGTTGAGCTTTATTATGAAACGAGTGCGGTTTTGATTACCTTAATTATTTTAGGCAAATTGTTTGAAGCGAAGGCAAAAGGCCGGTCGTCTGAGGCCATTAAGAAACTAATGGGGTTACAGGCAAAAAATGCAACTGTCGTCCGCGATGGGCAAGAAATGATCATTCCTATAGAAGACGTTTTGCAAGGGGATATTGTTTTTGTGAAGCCTGGCGAAAAGGTGCCAGTAGATGGTGAGATTGTCGAAGGTCAATCAGCGCTTGATGAATCAATGTTGACCGGAGAAAGCATTCCAATCGACAAAACCATTGGAGACCATGTAATCGGATCAACCATTAACAAGAATGGTTTCTTAAAAATTAAAGCGACGAAAGTGGGGAAAGACACAGCTTTAGCTCAAATTATTAAAGTTGTTGAAGAAGCACAAGGTTCAAAAGCTCCAATTCAACGTTTAGCCGATCAGATTTCAGGCATTTTTGTACCAATTGTAGTAGGTATAGCGGTTATAACTTTTCTTATGTGGTACTTCGCTGTAAGCCCTGGGGAATTCGCAGAGGCTCTTGAAAAATTCATTGCGGTGTTAGTTATCGCTTGTCCTTGTGCACTCGGTCTGGCCACACCAACTTCGATTATGGCCGGTTCAGGCCGTGCGGCTGAGTTTGGGATTTTATTCAAGGGTGGAGAACACCTGGAAACGACCCATCGTTTAGATACAATTATTCTGGATAAAACAGGAACAGTTACAAATGGGAAACCTTCCTTGACGGATGTTGTTTTAGCAGAGGGCGTGAATGAAACGGAATTTCTTACACTAGTAGGTACGGCTGAGAGAAATTCAGAGCACCCACTCGCTGAAGCGATCGTGGAGGGAATTAAAGAAAAGGGGATTGAACTAGGGTCACCGGCGACCTTTGAAGCCCTTCCCGGTTACGGTATTCAATCGACAGTGAACGGCAAAGAATTACTCATTGGTACACGCAGATTGATGGCGAAATATAACATTTATGTACAACAAGTATTACCGAAAATGGAGAGTTTAGAGAAGCAAGGGAAAACAGCTATGTTAGTAGCCATTGACGGATGCTACGCAGGTATGGTTGCTGTTGCGGATACCATTAAGGAAACATCCAAAGAAGCGATTGCCCGATTGCACAATATGGGCTTGGACGTTGTAATGATTACAGGGGATAACACCCAAACGGCTCAGGCGATTGCTAAGCAAGTCGGAATAAAGCATGTCATTGCTGAAGTTTTGCCAGAAGGCAAGGCAACGGAAGTGAAAAAGCTTCAGCAAGCTGGCAAAAAAGTCGCCATGGTAGGAGATGGAATTAACGATGCCCCGGCACTTGCGACAGCTGATATCGGGATGGCGATTGGCACGGGTACCGATGTGGCAATGGAAGCGGCAGATATTACCCTCATTCGGGGTGATTTAAATAGTATTGCAGACGCAATTTTTATGAGTAAGAAGACGATAACAAATATCAAACAAAACCTCTTCTGGGCACTTGCCTATAACTGTATCGGCATCCCCATTGCTGCAGTAGGCTTCTTAGCTCCGTGGCTAGCTGGAGCAGCGATGGCATTTAGTTCGGTATCGGTCGTCCTCAATGCCCTAAGACTGCAAAGAATCAAATTAAAGGCTTAA
- a CDS encoding P1 family peptidase, translating into MSARKRARDIGLDFPGVPGHFNAITDVPGVKVGYTTIIEGEGPVVIGEGPIRTGVTAILPRGTKEKMQPVWAGTYSLNGNGEMTGMHWVNDGGYFLSPICLTNTHSVGMAHHATTKWMIEKYKEQFSEHHLWAMPVIAETYDGLLNDINGQHIKEEHVLSAIHSAKSGAIAEGNVGGGTGMICYEFKGGTGTSSRIVELNGEQHHVGVLVQANYGIRDWLTVLGVPVGKHLTEHKILSKEQGSIIVIIGTDIPMLPHQLKRLAKRAAIGIGRSGSPGGNNSGDIFLAFSTANQMDIPQLLEDKLTMTFVNDESFDPIYEAVCQSVDESVINAMIAAKTMSLVKPFGKKAHAIDHEKLLKVMKQYTR; encoded by the coding sequence ATGTCCGCGAGAAAACGAGCACGTGATATTGGATTAGATTTTCCTGGTGTGCCGGGGCACTTTAATGCGATTACTGATGTTCCAGGTGTTAAGGTCGGCTATACAACGATTATAGAAGGAGAAGGTCCTGTTGTAATTGGGGAGGGCCCGATCCGTACGGGCGTAACGGCTATTTTGCCGCGAGGAACAAAGGAAAAGATGCAGCCCGTTTGGGCCGGCACATACAGCTTAAATGGAAATGGCGAAATGACAGGAATGCATTGGGTAAATGACGGCGGCTATTTCTTAAGTCCGATCTGTCTTACGAATACACATTCTGTCGGCATGGCTCATCATGCCACAACCAAATGGATGATTGAGAAGTATAAAGAACAGTTCAGTGAGCATCACCTTTGGGCAATGCCAGTTATTGCAGAAACATATGATGGATTGTTAAACGACATTAATGGCCAGCATATCAAAGAGGAACATGTCCTATCAGCTATCCATTCAGCAAAGTCCGGGGCCATCGCTGAAGGCAATGTTGGTGGAGGAACTGGCATGATTTGTTATGAATTTAAAGGCGGAACGGGTACGTCATCCCGCATAGTTGAACTAAATGGCGAACAGCATCATGTGGGAGTGTTAGTTCAAGCAAACTATGGTATCCGCGACTGGCTTACCGTTTTAGGTGTACCTGTTGGAAAACATTTAACTGAGCATAAAATCCTTTCTAAAGAGCAAGGCTCCATCATCGTTATTATCGGGACAGATATTCCGATGCTTCCCCATCAGCTTAAGCGCCTTGCAAAGCGGGCGGCGATTGGGATTGGCAGGAGCGGAAGCCCTGGCGGAAACAATTCCGGTGATATTTTCCTGGCCTTTTCAACAGCAAATCAAATGGATATCCCCCAACTTTTAGAAGACAAATTGACAATGACTTTTGTCAATGATGAGAGTTTTGATCCTATTTATGAAGCCGTCTGTCAATCTGTTGATGAATCAGTCATTAATGCGATGATTGCAGCCAAAACAATGTCTTTAGTGAAACCCTTTGGAAAGAAAGCTCATGCCATTGATCACGAAAAGTTGCTTAAAGTGATGAAGCAATATACCCGTTAA
- the copZ gene encoding copper chaperone CopZ, translated as MQQVTLNVKGMSCGHCVNSIEGNVGQLKGVESVNVHLNEGKVDIAFDANEVSLKEITEVIEDQGYDVE; from the coding sequence ATGCAACAAGTCACACTTAATGTAAAAGGGATGTCTTGCGGACATTGTGTTAATTCTATTGAAGGAAATGTAGGTCAGTTAAAAGGGGTAGAATCTGTCAATGTTCATCTAAACGAAGGAAAAGTGGATATTGCATTTGATGCGAATGAAGTAAGCTTAAAAGAGATTACCGAGGTTATTGAAGATCAAGGATACGATGTTGAGTAG